A single region of the Fusarium keratoplasticum isolate Fu6.1 chromosome 7, whole genome shotgun sequence genome encodes:
- a CDS encoding MFS domain-containing protein: MLPEKFANTVVAPNRNVTDTSPTPSGRMSVEDAVVTFDSPQDPYDPRNWPLKRKLYTTLLYGLSTMGSTFSTASFSTGIHEMMKEFKISEEVASLGTSLILMGFAFGPLIWAPVSELYGRKLPMAVPYFVAVCFTFGTAAAKDTQTLLITRFFAGFFGSAPLCITGGVLADMFSPQQRGLALTGYALAVIGGPVLGPIVGGGVMYAGLGWRWTQLITSIIMAVMVVLDFSFINESYSPILLVHKARRLRLETRNWSYHAQHEERDATFREMVTKFVTRPIQLLMTPICFFSALHASFVYGIVYLNLGSFPRIFQGARGWNALIGSLAFLCLFIGACLGSLVNTVCSRWYVARLKANNGCGTPEHRLPPMMIGSVFLMAGLFMIGNTADPDSFPWIVPMIAATMMGLGFFTIFQSVISYQIDTFPQYAASAVAANTFMRSMLASIFPPIVPKMYSALGIKNASNLTGYVALALLPIPWIFFYFGARIRAKGRWTARRT, encoded by the exons ATGCTACCAGAGAAATTCGCCAACACAGTAGTCGCACCCAACAGAAATGTGACAGACACATCTCCAACGCCATCGGGCAGAATGTCAGTCGAAGATGCTGTCGTCACCTTTGACAGCCCGCAAGACCCCTATGATCCACGGAACTGGCCACTGAAGCGAAAGTTATACACTACTCTGCTCTATGGCCTTAGCACGATGGGCTCGACATTTTCCACGGCTTCATTCTCAACAGGAATCCacgagatgatgaaggagttCAAAATTTCGGAAGAGGTGGCAAGTCTAGGGAcgagcttgatcttgatgggTTTCGCATTCGGACCCCTGATCTGGGCCCCCGTCAGTGAGCTTTACGGACGGAAGCTTCCTATGGCTGTGCCATATTTTGTAGCTGTCTGCTTTACCTTTGGCACTGCGGCTGCCAAGGATACGCAGACACTGCTCATCACACGGTTCTTTGCGGGCTTCTTTGGGAGTGCACCTTTGTGCATCACTGGTGGCGTGCTTGCGGATATGTTCTCACCACAACAACGGGGGCTCGCCTTAACTGGTTATGCCCTGGCTGTTATCGGTGGGCCCGTGTTGG GCCCCATTGTTGGTGGAGGTGTGATGTATGCTGGGTTGGGTTGGCGTTGGACGCagctcatcaccagcatcatcatggccgtcatGGTTGTCCTTgacttctccttcatcaacgaATCTTACTCCCCTATTCTCCTTGTTCATAAGGCCCGCCGACTTCGTCTGGAGACCAGAAACTGGTCATACCACGCTCAGCATGAGGAGCGGGATGCTACATTCAGAGAAATGGTCACCAAATTCGTGACAAGGCCGATTCAGCTCTTGATGACGCCTATCTGCTTTTTCTCTGCTTTACATGCAAGTTTTG TTTACGGCATCGTCTATCTGAATCTTGGATCCTTCCCAAGAATCTTCCAGGGAGCCAGAGGGTGGAATGCTCTGATCGGCAGCCTCGCTTTTCTATGCCTTTTCATCGGCGCTTGCCTGGGCTCCCTTGTGAATACCGTCTGTTCAAGATGGTATGTGGCTcgcctcaaggccaacaacGGCTGCGGAACTCCCGAACATCGTCTTCCTCCAATGATGATAGGCTCAGTTTTCCTCATGGCTGGTCTCTTCATGATTGGCAACACTGCCGATCCCGACTCCTTCCCCTGGATCGTGCCTATGATAGCCGCAACAATGATGGGTTTGGGTTTCTTTACCATCTTTCAATCAGTCATAAGCTATCAGATAGACACGTTTCCGCAGTATGCAGCGAGCGCTGTCGCTGCCAACACGTTTATGCGTAGCATGCTTGCCAGCATCTTTCCGCCTATAGTGCCAAAGATGTACTCAGCGCTGGGTATCAAGAATGCCTCTAACCTGACTGGCTATgtggcattggcattgcTTCCTATCCCATGGATATTCTTCTACTTTGGAGCAAGGATTCGAGCAAAGGGTAGATGGACCGCGAGGAGGACCTGA
- a CDS encoding FAD-binding PCMH-type domain-containing protein, which translates to MFYSSLLVILVTVSTVVRGQDQSPRCRCVPGQSCWPSDVEWKSFNRLVGGTLIKTEPVAQSCYPGDTQDLDKCAYVNKMWTDQDFQTSHPIGRPYPYNITCAPVDYAAGQEPTTCTLGSLPVYAVHATCRAQIRSTLLYARRRNIRLVISGTGHDLLGRSDGYGGLELWLHDFKNGIKFQETYSSENKCTRSGWKGSSIKIDGVYQWRDVNKVAKENNVIAVGGGSVSPGAIGGWASGGGHGPATRNYGLGADQILEAEVMLADGRVVTCNHCENTDLFRALRGGGPGYGITLSSTIKAHPNIDVVTAHHLQLAPLEKTENNSDLLDAISVLLQMLPDLNDAGFSGYGFWFRNFPAVFVGNATSGYSHGFWTIGTGKDEAEKAWAPVSKALSKFEDKLFINESWASYTDYWSFYNAESGLHDPAGDTAILTSRLINRESLKDYTRVRDAVEVISGKPNEFHSNVILLVSGGQVFKDAKDNTSGLNPAWRKSHYALISGTGISKTASLAERNRANYDTTFVKGAALKKLAPETGTYMNEGDRHDPDFKASFYGEFYDVHLKTKRKYDPSNVFYCPTCVGSDVFVERPDGPLCKAEGD; encoded by the exons ATGTTCTACAGTTCCTTGCTGGTCATATTGGTCACCGTTTCAACTGTCGTTCGGGGCCAAGACCAATCGCCTCGATGCAGATGC GTCCCTGGTCAAAGTTGCTGGCCGTCGGATGTCGAATGGAAATCGTTCAATCGTCTGGTGGGCGGAACTCTCATCAAGACGGAGCCAGTAGCACAATCATGTTATCCAGGCGACACCCAGGACCTCGACAAGTGCGCCTATGTGAACAAGATGTGGACAGACCAGGATTTTCAGACCTCCCATCCCATTGGTAGGCCTTATCCTTACAACATAACCTGTGCCCCAGTCGACTACGCTGCTGGACAAGAGCCCACCACATGCACTCTCGGCTCGCTTCCAGTTTACGCCGTCCACGCTACATGTCGTGCGCAGATCCGCTCTACGCTTCTGTATGCTCGCCGACGCAACATTCGCCTTGTGATTTCTGGCACAGGGCATGATCTTCTCGGTCGGTCTGACGGGTATGGTGGTCTTGAACTTTGGCTGCACGACTTCAAGAACGGCATCAAGTTCCAAGAGACGTATAGTTCGGAAAATAAGTGTACTAGGTCTGGCTGGAAGGGAAGCTCCATCAAAATCGACGGTGTCTACCAATGGCGCGATGTCAACAAAGTCGCTAAAGAGAACAACGTCATCGCTGTCGGTGGAGGCTCCGTCTCACCTGGCGCCATCGGAGGGTGGGCATCTGGAGGTGGCCACGGGCCAGCAACGAGGAATTATGGTCTCGGTGCTGACCAGAtccttgaggctgaggtCATGCTCGCTGATGGAAGAGTCGTTACCTGCAACCACTGCGAAAATACTGACCTTTTCCGAGCCCTTCGTGGAGGCGGGCCAGGCTACGGAATTACTCTCAGTAGCACCATCAAAGCTCACCCCAACATCGATGTTGTTACCGCCCATCATCTGCAGCTTGCTCCCCTGGAAAAGACGGAGAACAATTCAGACCTTCTGGACGCTATTTCAGTATTGCTGCAGATGCTTCCCGATCTCAACGACGCTGGCTTCTCGGGATATGGTTTCTGGTTTCGTAATTTCCCTGCCGTCTTTGTTGGGAATGCGACATCGGGTTATTCTCACGGCTTTTGGACGATCGGTACTGGCAAAGATGAAGCTGAGAAGGCCTGGGCTCCTGTGAGCAAAGCTCTGTCCAAGTTTGAGGACAAGCTTTTCATCAACGAGAGTTGGGCAAGCTATACCGATTACTGGTCCTTCTACAACGCTGAGTCGGGACTCCATGATCCCGCAGGAGACACTGCGATTTTGACCTCGAGACTGATCAACCGCGAGTCTTTGAAGGACTACACCAGAGTACGCGATGCTGTCGAAGTCATCAGCGGAAAGCCTAACGAGTTCCACTCAAACGTTATCCTGCTTGTCTCTGGCGGACAAGTTTtcaaggacgccaaggacAACACATCTGGTCTGAACCCGGCCTGGCGCAAATCGCACTATGCTCTCATCTCTGGAACTGGCATCTCAAAGACTGCTAGTCTCGCAGAGCGAAACCGAGCCAACTACGACACAACATTTGTCAAGGGTGCGgcgctgaagaagctcgcACCTGAGACTGGCACTTATATGAATGAAGGGGACCGCCACGATCCTGATTTCAAGGCGTCCTTTTATGGAGAATTCTACGACGTTCATTTGAAGACGAAGCGCAAGTATGATCCATCCAATGTGTTTTACTGTCCAACATGTGTTGGGTCTGATGTCTTTGTTGAACGACCTGATGGGCCGTTGTGCAAGGCGGAGGGTGATTAA
- a CDS encoding Branched-chain-amino-acid aminotransferase, whose translation MSPSAIATPPEASALASQPKLGELSSKGMYRDLVPECEQGPVPAADDPVRFTQKATTAHMVKVRWTAENGWENAEMVPYGKISLEPTASVLHYATETFEGMKVYRGYDNKLRLFRPQLNCARMLRSNARVALPSFSPQGLLDVITNYVATECPRWLPEPGTNLYLRPAMIGSGEALGISVPAEALFFLFAALFPQASKAPHPGVKLLASSSDIIRAWPGGFGNAKVGASYGPAMAAHGRAREKGCGQTLWLFGPEKYVTEAGASNFFVIWKRKDTQQLELVTSSLDTGVILPGVTRQSVLEIARERLAKDTASQWSDLEPLEVVERPLTMDEIAEAHSDGRLVECFVSGTAMFITPVSCIRYDDADVSFPMTVTSAGTKTPLCQYSTKIKSWLEDIIYGRVEHEWGHVIEE comes from the exons ATGAGCCCCAGCGCCATCGCAACTCCCCCAGAGGCTTCAGCCCTGGCTTCTCAGCCGAAGCTTGGTGAGCTCAGCTCAAAGGGAATGTACAGAGACCTTGTTCCAGAATGTGAACAGGGTCCAGTTCCGGCTGCCGATGACCCTGTGAGATTCACGCAGAAGGCCACCACCGCTCATATGGTGAAGGTGCGCTGGACTGCAGAGAATGGCTGGGAAAATGCAGAGATGGTGCCCTACGGCAAGATTTCACTTGAACCCACCGCAAGCGTCCTGCATTATGCTACTGAGACCTTC GAAGGCATGAAGGTGTACCGTGGCTACGACAACAAGCTCCGCCTATTCCGACCTCAGCTCAACTGTGCCCGCATGCTCAGGTCTAACGCTAGAGTGGCCCTTCCATCATTCAGCCCCCAGGGACTTCTTGATGTCATAACTAACTACGTGGCGACCGAGTGTCCCCGTTGGTTGCCAGAGCCTGGTACCAATCTCTACCTACGACCAGCTATGATTGGAAGTGGTGAGGCACTGGGAATCAGCGTCCCAGCTGAGGCactcttctttcttttcgCAGCCTTGTTCCCACAAGCTTCCAAGGCGCCGCACCCTGGGGTCAAGCTACTGGCTAGTAGTTCCGATATTATCCGCGCTTGGCCTGGAGGCTTTGGCAATGCCAAGGTGGGTGCTAGCTACGGACCAGCTATGGCGGCACATGGCAGGGCTCGTGAGAAGGGATGCGGTCAGACCCTCTGGCTCTTCGGACCCGAGAAGTACGTGACAGAGGCGGGGGCGAGCAACTTCTTTGTCATctggaaaagaaaagacaCACAACAGCTGGAACTAGTTACAAGTTCCCTCGATACCGGAGTCATTCTTCCCGGTGTAACTCGACAGAGTGTCTTGGAAATCGCCAGGGAGAGGCTGGCGAAGGACACTGCATCCCAATGGTCTGACCTCGAGCCGCTGGAGGTTGTCGAGCGACCTTTGACTATGGATGAGATCGCGGAGGCTCACTCTGACGGCCGTCTTGTTGAATGTTTTGTCAGTGGAACTGCA ATGTTCATAACTCCGGTTTCATGCATTCGGTACGATGACGCAGACGTGTCTTTCCCTATGACGGTTACAAGCGCCGGCACAAAGACTCCTTTGTGCCAGTATTCCACAAAGATCAAGTCTTGGCTAGAAGACATCATTTATGGGCGTGTTGAACATGAATGGGGTCATGTCATTGAGGAGTAA
- a CDS encoding Zn(2)-C6 fungal-type domain-containing protein, translating into MHMPRKRNVASRKRSGCVTCRARRLKCDEAKPHCSNCTRLRLQCGGYVTRFRFRDQTDLLRNKHQRNERDKASPQTANEAPGTPRLGDDQGQASTHPTPPPDTGRLSTSLLPCAGEIESSPQSIVPGDDAPSIVQDIDPNESHQTDPEAQQRVVDNSATSPPLAVEPFLNPPVASIRASQDHGLIDATTSPASSHEAVPALVETQLERFPLVDSPEQQRPGSTPHPARLEITGIEAIFPIIQNSPASSEWTDQQTDTSWCGFPTVVQEPEPSSVAPPGLFEAAKFPQDMIYYHHLCDPSLSGLLSVLGVRDVLGIGGLDKGFFHAALALSALHMSQSSSVSKVVADCAALHALDHFVDALGYMRSAHLSDGIATIDAPGRGQNTIAWLATLLLLANFELNRGQIKLWYVHSHAAVTYLSHNVSQVGELPVGKSIIRSFSRIAAYLEIFDRSYTACHSLATSNVSAMLGTSLRTSTDSFDRLLYILPRVGEFEEECRTSPQLDSHWRAQARSLIDELKAWRRSLADRDVPSADEVDADPWKLSEDGSILIIRPLTLSRAANPAKAATSFMHYLVSLVRLEMKYSPGVRRKLPENGRKLILVACRLAAGVSSSVCAASNAYGHGMVPALMNAYYSSDDQAAKAWIKDWISQFPRDREGIWNVRHAHRLLEYIDQEYSQRGSRLGWEVIKVRMVDLEENSIPQDHDDGSDRFSVEIYSRCARGWSIDFVEIP; encoded by the exons ATGCATATGCCTCGAAAGCGAAACGTGGCCTCGAGAAAACGTAGCGGATGCGTTACTTGCCGGGCACGTCGCCTCAAGTGTGATGAGGCCAAACCACACTGTTCCAAT TGTACCCGGCTCCGGCTACAATGCGGGGGCTACGTTACTCGATTCAGGTTCAGAGACCAGACTGACTTGTTGAGGAACAAGCACCAGAGGAATGAAAGAGACAAGGCGTCTCCACAGACGGCAAACGAGGCGCCAGGGACCCCAAGACTCGGAGATGATCAAGGGCAGGCGTCGACCCATCCAACTCCTCCGCCAGACACTGGCCGGCTGTCGACTTCGCTACTCCCTTGCGCAGGCGAAATAGAGTCGTCTCCACAATCCATCGTGCCTGGAGACGATGCCCCGTCAATTGTCCAGGACATCGATCCAAATGAGAGTCATCAAACAGACCCTGAAGCTCAACAAAGAGTTGTCGACAACTCTGCAACCTCGCCTCCTCTTGCCGTGGAACCCTTTCTCAACCCCCCAGTCGCCTCAATTCGAGCCTCCCAAGACcatggcctcatcgacgCCACCACAAGTCCAGCATCCAGCCATGAAGCAGTGCCTGCTCTTGTCGAGACACAGCTCGAGAGGTTCCCTCTTGTTGACAGCCCCGAGCAGCAACGACCTGGCTCGACACCACACCCCGCTCGACTTGAAATCACGGGAATCGAAGCGATTTTCCCAATCATTCAAAACTCTCCGGCCTCGAGCGAGTGGACCGACCAACAGACCGACACAAGTTGGTGTGGGTTTCCAACCGTTGTCCAAGAGCCTGAACCGTCGTCAGTTGCACCACCAGGTCTGTTTGAAGCGGCAAAGTTCCCACAGGACATGATATACTATCATCATCTGTGTGACCCTTCATTATCGGGCCTCCTCTCTGTCCTTGGGGTTCGTGATGTCCTAGGCATCGGTGGGTTGGACAAGGGCTTCTTTCACGCCGCCCTGGCATTATCCGCCCTTCACATGTCCCAATCATCTTCTGTGTCCAAGGTGGTTGCCGACTGCGCTGCCCTACACGCGTTAGATCACTTTGTCGACGCTCTCGGTTACATGCGGTCAGCGCATTTGAGCGATGGTATTGCCACGATTGATGCGCCTGGTAGGGGCCAAAACACCATCGCATGGCTTGCCACTTTGCTTCTGCTTGCCAATTTTGAGCTCAACCGGGGGCAAATAAAGCTCTGGTACGTGCATAGCCATGCTGCTGTGACATATCTATCCCACAACGTCTCTCAAGTTGGCGAACTACCTGTTGGGAAGTCCATCATTCGCTCGTTCTCCCGCATTGCCGCTTACCTGGAAATCTTCGATCGATCATATACTGCTTGCCATAGCCTTGCAACTTCAAACGTATCAGCAATGCTCGGAACATCTCTGAGAACTTCGACGGACTCGTTTGATCGGCTACTCTACATCTTGCCTAGAGTGGGTGAGTTTGAAGAAGAATGCCGGACAAGTCCTCAACTTGATAGTCACTGGCGCGCGCAAGCACGAAGCCTTATCGATGAGCTGAAAGCATGGCGGCGGTCTCTGGCTGACCGTGATGTGCCGTCTGCAGATGAGGTAGATGCCGACCCATGGAAGTTGAGCGAAGATGGCTCGATATTGATCATTCGCCCCTTGACGCTGAGCCGCGCTGCCAACCCAGCCAAGGCTGCCACTAGCTTCATGCACTACCTGGTGTCACTGGTGAGGCTTGAAATGAAGTATTCACCTGGAGTGAGACGAAAGCTTCCGGAGAACGGACGCAAGCTTATTCTTGTTGCTTGTCGTCTCGCAGCTGGTGTGTCTAGCTCTGTCTGTGCCGCCAGCAACGCCTACGGTCACGGAATGGTTCCTGCATTAATGAACGCTTACTACTCGTCCGACGACCAAGCAGCAAAGGCGTGGATCAAAGACTGGATCTCTCAGTTTCCACGGGACAGAGAAGGGATATGGAATGTGCGCCATGCTCATAGGCTGCTTGAGTACATTGATCAAGAGTACAGCCAACGAGGGTCGAGGCTTGGCTGGGAAGTCATAAAAGTAAGAATGGTTGACCTGGAGGAGAATAGTATACCGCAGGACCACGATGACGGATCGGACCGTTTCTCGGTAGAGATCTACTCCCGTTGTGCACGTGGCTGGAGTATCGACTTTGTAGAAATCCCATGA
- a CDS encoding AB hydrolase-1 domain-containing protein produces MYKNEATSQPCCVVSSHTTLSRLAEPSTRETVNYNATTMSDKPVLLFVTGAWHPPKCYDGLKSALIDLGYECVIPKMPTIGADSHGVTWEADKAKIIETSEPYFAEGREVVLIAHSYGGIPATAATEGQGISDRAEKGLKGGFHSIIFMAAFAIPVKGWDLITTFGGAYPEWLETGEKYTKNKITTMAPEGAWNSLYNDCPKEAAQEAFEATQPHSQDAFETGLDFIGSDITIPKTYIICEKDRVLPLPLQEQLVQSTPGMKEARMVTSHSPFLEKRQETADLIIKIVEGRN; encoded by the exons ATGTATAAGAACGAGGCAACATCACAACCATGTTGTGTTGTATCCAGCCACACCACCTTGTCAAGATTGGCAGAACCCAGCACCCGTGAGACCGTCAACTACAACGCAACAACTATGAGCGACAAACCCGTCTTGCTTTTCGTCACCGGCGCGTGGCACCCTCCCAAGTGCTATGATGGCCTCAAGAGCGCACTTATTGATCTAGGCTATGAGTGTGTCATTCCCAAGATGCCCACGATAGGAGCTGATAGCCATGGAGTCACTTGGGAGGCGGATAAGGCCAAGATCATTGAAACATCAGAGCCCTACTTTGCCGAGGGACGAGAGGTCGTTCTCATTGCGCATTCATACGGAGGCATTCCCGCTACTGCCGCTACAGAAGGACAGGGCATTAGCGACCGCGCAGAGAAGGGTCTTAAGGGTGGATTTCACTCAATCATTTTCATGGCTGCATTTGCAATTCCAGTTAAGGGGTGGGATCTCATCACAACATTTGGTGGCGCATACCCTGAGTGGCTTGAAACTGGCGAGAAATATACCAAG AATAAAATCACGACTATGGCGCCTGAGGGAGCTTGGAACAGCCTATACAACGACTGCCCCAAGgaagcagcccaagaagccttCGAAGCGACACAGCCACATTCCCAAGACGCATTCGAGACTGGCCTGGACTTTATCGGTTCCGATATCACCATTCCGAAGACCTACATAATCTGCGAGAAGGATCGGGTGCTGCCGCTCCCTCTCCAAGAACAGCTTGTTCAGTCGACGCCGGGTATGAAGGAGGCGAGAATGGTAACCAGCCATAGTCCATTCCTTGAGAAGAGGCAGGAAACCGCAGACTTGATCATCAAGATCGTCGAGGGCCGGAACTGA
- a CDS encoding M20-dimer domain-containing protein — translation MDYVKFCESVDKLQGRFIDRLRDAIEIPSVSSEAGRRADTIKMAHWIMDQMKELGVAVQLKSLGKEPGTDLDLPPLILGRFGNDPDKPTIMVYSHYDVQPASLQDGWDHDPWTLTESNEVLHGRGTSDDKGPLVNWLNMLEAFQDANQEVPVNLAFFLEGMEENGSVGFRAALEEEASQFLSEVDAVCLTDVAWASKRQPTIPRGLRGVLFYRITIRGAQEDAHSGLFGGAISEPMTDMVNIMSSLVDPQGKLLVPGVYDAVLEVTDEERESYEKLPLTSEALDGGVGGRLIYATKAETIISKWRQPSLSLHRIENLKPGPGATTSIPAALVGKFSIRTVPHMEASEVDALVQQHIESRFKQLQSKNELYIDCVHQSDWFYEDVDHWNYQAAIKAIERTWGVTPPITCEGGSIPIALDMKKVLKKNVLLLPVGRPTDGIHSVNEKLDKINYLNAIKVYGSYLGEIAARWHEKRA, via the exons ATGGACTACGTCAAATTCTGCGAAAG CGTCGATAAGCTTCAAGGTCGCTTCATCGACA GACTCCGAGATGCAATCGAAATCCCTTCTGTATCTTCCGAGGCTGGCCGCAGGGCCGACACTATCAAG ATGGCCCACTGGATCATGGATCAGATGAAAGAACTGGGTGTTGCAGTACAGCTCAAGTCTCTGGGCAAAGAACCTGGAACAGACCTCGACTTGCCCCCGTTGATCCTTGGCCGATTCGGAAATGATCCCGATAAGCCCACAATCATGGTCTACAGCCATTACGAtgtccagccagccagtcTGCAAGATGGGTGGGACCATGACCCATGGACTCTGACAGAGAGTAACGAGGTTCTGCACGGTAGAGGAACTTCCGATGACAAAGGGCCGCTGGTGAATTGGCTCAACATGCTGGAAGCCTTCCAAGACGCGAACCAAGAAGTCCCGGTGAACCTGGCGTTTTTCTTGGAGGGAATGGAGGAGAATGGCTCAGTTGGGTTCCGCGCTGCCCTTGAAGAGGAAGCAAGCCAGTTTCTTTCCGAAGTCGATGCCGTGTGCTTGACCGATGTGGCTTGGGCGAGCAAGAGGCAGCCAACGATTCCTCGAGGTCTTAGGGGAGTCCTGTTTTACAGGATCACCATCCGTGgcgctcaagaagatgctcacagtggcctttttgGCGGCGCCATCTCGGAGCCAATGACTGATATGGTCAATATCATGAGCTCTCTCGTGGATCCCCAGGGCAAGTTGCTCGTTCCTGGCGTCTATGATGCTGTGCTCGAGGTTACGGACGAAGAGCGAGAATCTTATGAGAAGCTACCACTTACATCAGAAGCCTTGGATGGGGGCGTCGGGGGTAGACTCATTTATGCAACGAAAGCAGAAACAATAATTTCCAA ATGGCGACAACCTTCTCTGAGCCTCCATCGCATAGAGAACTTGAAGCCCGGACCTGGAGCGACCACCTCGATCCCCGCTGCCCTGGTCGGGAAGTTTAGTATCAGGACAGTCCCCCACATGGAAGCCAGCGAAGTAGACGCGCTGGTCCAACAACACATTGAATCGAGATTCAAGCAGCTTCAGAGCAAGAACGAGCTTTATATTGACTGCGTTCATCAGAGCGACTGGTTCTACGAAGACGTCGACCATTGGAACTATCAAGCAGCGATCAAGGCCATAGAACGAACTTGGGGCGTTACTCCTCCAATCACCTGTGAGGGTGGCAG TATCCCAATCGCTTTGGACATGAAAAAGGTCTTGAAGAAAAACGTTCTCTTGCTCCCAGTAGGGAGGCCGACTGATGGCATCCATTCTGTGAACG AAAAGCTGGACAAGATCAATTA TCTTAATGCAATTAAGGTCTACGGCTCATATCTCGGGGAGATAGCTGCTAGATGGCACGAGAagcgagcttga
- a CDS encoding Leuk-A4-hydro-C domain-containing protein, producing MCQSHALDVNTNSNFHHVVTKHTKLQLAVEFDRKILTGSAITTLEPLKAEGLDTVILDTSYLSILRVSVDGEQVQWQLGQSTDQNGRPLIVQLGRSYTQGETFELEIHFETTNQCTGLQWFSPEQTDDKLYPFLFSQGEPVHARSIFPCQDTPSVKTTFDITISSPLPVVASGIPQHDLLFPPVSNMAETKEYKFQQDVPTSNYLFAIASGNLSGAKIGKMSYLYSAPSSLEAAVAELQPDIDAIIDAAENLIFTNPWPLYNLVILPKSFHLGGMENPVFNFYSATVISGDRENISVVAHEFAHNFSGNLVTNSSWEHFWLNEGWTVYTEREILRQIKGEKAAVFEAIVGWNELVYGIESYGGSESPETSLVLDLQGKRPDDVMSKISYEKGYTFLCFLEKLVGREKWMPFIPHYFRKFSRATLDSDTFKTTLLEFFSQDAAATEALNSINWDEWYHKPGLPLKPDFHSLEYDECLRLAQEWVDMTPDSATSVSAIDVNGWGAGQLNVFLDALLDSPTPITLDSSQLLGTLYGLRKSTNFEVLSRYLRVGLKAGDRGLFEDTEVFLGETGRMKFVRPL from the exons ATGTGTCAATCTCACGCCCTCgacgtcaacaccaactccAATTTCCACCACGTGGTCACCAAGCATACTAAGTTGCAGTTGGCAGTCGAATTTGATCGAAAGATCTTAACAGGAAGCGCAATCACTACCCTAGAGCCTCTCAAAGCTGAAGGTCTGGACACTGTCATTCTCGACACCAGTTACCTCAGCATCCTCAGGGTAAGTGTGGACGGGGAACAAGTCCAATGGCAGCTGGGTCAAAGCACAGATCAGAACGGTCGTCCACTTATTGTGCAGCTGGGTCGCAGCTACACTCAGGGTGAGACCTTTGAGCTCGAG ATTCACTTTGAGACTACCAACCAATGCACCGGTCTCCAATGGTTCAGTCCCGAGCAGACTGATGACAAGTTGTACCCCTTCTTGT TTTCTCAAGGAGAGCCCGTCCACGCACGCTCCATTTTCCCTTGTCAGGACACTCCTTCTGTCAAAACAACGTTTGACATAACCATCTCCTCCCCATTGCCAGTTGTTGCGAGTGGTATCCCTCAACATGATCTTCTCTTTCCTCCTGTTTCCAACATGGCGGAGACGAAGGAGTACAAGTTTCAGCAAGATGTTCCCACCTCTAACTACCTGTTTGCCATCGCTAGCGG CAACCTATCTGGAGCAAAGATTGGCAAGATGAGCTATCTGTACTCCGCGCCATCGAGCTTAGAAGCAGCTGTGGCTGAGCTTCAACCCGACATTGACGCAATTATTGATGCTGCCGAG AACCTCATTTTCACGAACCCCTGGCCGTTATAcaacctcgtcatcctccccAAATCCTTCCACCTTGGCGGAATGGAAAACCCCGTCTTCAACTTCTACAGCGCCACCGTCATTTCTGGTGACCGGGAGAACATCTCTGTCGTCGCGCACGAGTTTGCGCACAACTTTAGCGGCAACCTAGTGACAAACTCGTCCTGGGAGCATTTCTGGCTCAACGAAGGTTGGACTGTTTACACCGAGCGTGAGATCCTGCGTCAAATCAAGGGCGAAAAAGCAGCCGTAtttgaggccatcgtcggctGGAACGAGCTCGTCTATGGCATCGAGTCGTATGGAGGCAGTGAGAGCCCAGAGAcgagcttggtcttggacCTTCAGGGCAAGCGGCCAGATGATGTCATGTCCAAGATCTCGTATGAGAAGGGGTATACGTTTCTGTGCTTCTTGGAGAAGTTGGTTGGACGCGAGAAGTGGATGCCCTTTATCCCGCAC TATTTCAGAAAATTCTCACGAGCAACTCTGGACTCGGATACCTTCAAGACTACACTCTTGGAATTTTTCTCCCAGGACGCTGCCGCGACAGAAGCCCTTAACTCCATCAACTGGGACGAATGGTATCACAAGCCTGGCTTGCCCCTGAAGCCCGACTTCCACTCTCTAGAGTATGATGAATGTCTCCGTCTTGCGCAGGAGTGGGTCGACATGACTCCTGACTCAGCTACCTCGGTCTCTGCTATCGATGTCAACGGCTGGGGCGCAGGCCAGCTGAACGTGTTTCTGGATGCCCTTCTGGATTCGCCGACACCCATCACTTTGGACTCTtcccagcttcttggcaccCTGTATGGCCTAAGAAAGTCGACAAACTTCGAAGTACTGTCACGGTATCTCCGAGTCGGCTTGAAGGCCGGTGACCGAGGCCTGTTCGAGGATACTGAGGTCTTTCTGGGTGAGACCGGGCGCATGAAGTTTGTCAGACCGCTGTAA